One window of the Canis lupus familiaris isolate Mischka breed German Shepherd chromosome 29, alternate assembly UU_Cfam_GSD_1.0, whole genome shotgun sequence genome contains the following:
- the NPBWR1 gene encoding neuropeptides B/W receptor type 1 — MHNGSSSEPGPTNTSCWGPAPGCPNASSPPPPPPLPPPLAVAVPVVYAVICAVGLAGNSAVLYVLLRAPRTKTVTNLFILNLAVADELFTLVLPINIADFLLQQWPFGELMCKLIVAIDQYNTFSSLYFLTVMSADRYLVVLATAESRRVAGRTYSAARAVSLAVWGLVTLVVLPFAVFARLDDEQGRLQCVLVFPQPEAFWWRASRLYTLVLGFAIPVSTICVLYSILLCRLRAMRLDSHARALDRAKKRVTLLVVAILAACLLCWTPYHLSTVVALTTDLPQTPLVIAVSYFITSLSYANSCLNPFLYAFLDDSFRKSLRQLLACRAAA; from the coding sequence ATGCACAACGGGTCATCCTCGGAGCCGGGGCCCACCAACACGTCGTGCTGGGGCCCCGCGCCCGGCTGCCCCAACGCGTccagcccgccgccgccgccgccactgcCGCCGCCGCTCGCAGTGGCCGTGCCGGTCGTCTACGCGGTGATCTGCGCGGTGGGGCTGGCCGGCAACTCGGCGGTGCTGTACGTGCTGCTGCGGGCGCCCCGCACGAAGACCGTCACCAACCTGTTCATCCTCAACCTGGCCGTTGCCGACGAGCTCTTCACGCTCGTGCTGCCCATCAACATCGCCGACTTCCTGCTGCAACAGTGGCCCTTCGGGGAGCTCATGTGCAAGCTCATCGTGGCCATCGACCAGTACAACACGTTCTCCAGCCTCTACTTCCTCACGGTCATGAGCGCCGACCGCTACCTGGTCGTGCTGGCCACCGCCGAGTCGCGCCGCGTGGCGGGCCGCACGTACAGCGCCGCGCGCGCGGTGAGCCTGGCGGTGTGGGGGCTGGTGACGCTGGTCGTGCTGCCCTTCGCGGTCTTCGCCCGGCTCGACGACGAGCAGGGCCGGCTCCAGTGCGTGCTGGTCTTCCCGCAGCCCGAGGCCTTCTGGTGGCGGGCGAGCCGCCTCTACACGCTCGTGCTGGGCTTCGCCATCCCCGTGTCCACCATCTGCGTCCTCTACAGCATCCTGCTGTGCCGGCTGCGCGCCATGCGGCTGGACAGCCACGCCAGGGCTCTGGACCGCGCGAAGAAGCGGGTGACGCTCTTGGTGGTGGCGATCCTGGCCGCGTGCCTGCTCTGCTGGACGCCCTACCACCTGAGCACCGTGGTGGCGCTCACCACCGACCTCCCGCAGACGCCGCTCGTCATCGCGGTCTCCTACTTCATCACCAGCCTGAGCTACGCCAACAGCTGCCTCAACCCCTTTCTCTACGCTTTCCTGGACGACAGCTTCCGCAAGAGCCTCCGCCAGCTGCTGGCCTGCCGCGCCGCCGCCTGa